The Paenibacillus sp. YPG26 genome includes a window with the following:
- a CDS encoding ATP-binding cassette domain-containing protein, with product MISTTGVTLRYGKRALFEDVNIKFTPGNCYGLIGANGAGKSTFLKILSGEIEPNTGEVHMTPGERMAVLKQNHYEYDEYPVLETVIMGHARLYSIMKEKDALYTKADFSEEDGLRAGELEGEFAEMDGWNAESDAASLLIGLGIEKDLHDKKMSELSGNEKVRVLLAQALFGTPNNLLLDEPTNHLDIDSIRWLENFLLDYEGTVIVVSHDRHFLNKVCTHIADIDFGKIQLYVGNYDFWYESSQLALKLTRDANKKKEEKIKELQAFIQRFSANASKSKQATSRKKQLDKITLDDIRPSNRKYPFLHFKAEREAGKQLLTVDSLTKTIDGETVLNNVSFVVNKGDKIAFVGPDGLAKTTLYQVIMGETEADSGEYSWGVTTSQAYFPKDNSAYFDEVDLNLVEWLRQYSNDQDETFLRGFLGRMLFAGEEALKKASVLSGGEKVRCMLAKMMLNGANVLIFDEPTNHLDLESITALNNGLIDFDGTILFDSHDHQFIQTIANRIIEITPNGVIDRQMSYDEYLENEEIQKLRKEMYPAGVLNS from the coding sequence ATGATCAGTACAACTGGTGTAACGCTCCGTTATGGAAAACGAGCACTTTTCGAAGATGTAAATATAAAGTTCACGCCAGGGAACTGTTATGGTCTGATCGGCGCGAATGGTGCCGGCAAATCCACGTTCCTGAAGATTCTGTCTGGAGAGATCGAGCCGAACACAGGTGAAGTTCATATGACTCCGGGCGAGCGTATGGCGGTTCTGAAGCAGAACCATTACGAATATGATGAATATCCGGTTCTCGAAACGGTGATTATGGGTCATGCCCGTCTATACAGCATTATGAAGGAGAAGGATGCGCTGTATACCAAGGCGGATTTCTCCGAAGAAGACGGTCTGCGCGCAGGTGAGCTGGAAGGCGAGTTCGCGGAGATGGACGGCTGGAATGCGGAGTCTGACGCGGCTTCACTCCTGATCGGCCTCGGGATCGAGAAAGATCTGCATGACAAGAAGATGAGCGAGCTCAGCGGTAACGAGAAAGTGCGCGTCCTGCTTGCTCAGGCCCTGTTCGGTACTCCGAATAACCTGCTGCTCGATGAGCCTACCAACCATTTGGACATTGACTCGATCCGCTGGCTTGAGAACTTCCTGCTTGATTATGAAGGCACTGTTATCGTGGTATCCCATGACCGTCACTTCCTGAACAAGGTATGTACACACATTGCGGATATCGATTTCGGCAAAATCCAGCTGTATGTGGGCAACTACGATTTCTGGTATGAGTCCAGCCAGCTTGCTCTTAAGCTGACCCGGGATGCCAACAAGAAGAAGGAAGAGAAGATCAAGGAGCTGCAGGCGTTCATTCAGCGCTTCTCGGCCAACGCCTCCAAGTCGAAGCAGGCGACTTCCCGTAAGAAGCAGCTCGATAAGATCACCCTGGATGATATTCGTCCTTCCAACCGGAAATACCCGTTCCTTCACTTCAAGGCGGAGCGTGAAGCGGGTAAGCAGCTTCTGACGGTTGACAGCCTGACCAAGACTATTGATGGCGAGACGGTGCTGAACAATGTCAGCTTTGTCGTGAACAAAGGCGACAAGATTGCATTTGTGGGACCGGATGGACTTGCAAAGACAACATTGTATCAGGTCATTATGGGCGAGACCGAGGCGGACTCCGGTGAGTACAGCTGGGGTGTGACGACTTCCCAGGCTTATTTCCCTAAGGATAACTCGGCTTACTTCGACGAGGTTGATCTGAATCTTGTGGAGTGGCTGCGTCAATATTCGAATGACCAGGATGAGACCTTCCTTCGCGGATTCCTTGGACGTATGCTGTTCGCTGGCGAGGAAGCCCTGAAGAAAGCAAGTGTGCTCTCCGGGGGAGAGAAGGTTCGCTGTATGCTGGCGAAGATGATGCTTAACGGCGCGAACGTGCTGATCTTCGACGAGCCTACGAACCACTTGGACCTCGAATCCATTACGGCCCTCAATAACGGCCTGATCGATTTCGACGGCACGATTCTGTTCGACTCCCATGACCATCAGTTCATTCAGACGATTGCCAACCGGATTATCGAGATTACTCCGAATGGCGTAATCGATCGTCAAATGTCCTATGATGAGTACCTGGAGAACGAGGAGATTCAGAAGCTGCGCAAGGAGATGTATCCAGCCGGAGTTCTGAATTCATAA
- a CDS encoding MBL fold metallo-hydrolase, giving the protein MPRHRFNNIDNVSTDKTLKQFSQWREERRRKKKDYSYVIPNSEPEIEYLKNNREDTTITWIGHSTFLIQYHGLNIVTDPVWAPRMAFQRRLGSPGIPIEDIPKVDIILISHSHYDHMHISSIRRLYGENTTILVPVGLKRKMARKGFSRCEEMQWWEDLTVKNVKFSFVPTQHWTRRTPFDTNTSHWGGFVMEIDPPEQKEQGDPVIYFAGDSGYFKGFKDIGDRYNIDVALMPIGAYEPEWFMTSQHVNPEEAIQAFLDVKAKTMVPMHYGTFKLADDTAREALDRMEAERKKRGIPEEAIRVLLYGETLRYPKLKPSETSSR; this is encoded by the coding sequence ATGCCCAGACACCGCTTTAACAATATTGATAATGTAAGCACAGACAAGACACTCAAGCAGTTCAGCCAATGGCGCGAAGAGCGCCGCAGGAAGAAGAAGGATTATTCTTATGTTATCCCTAACTCGGAACCCGAGATTGAATATTTGAAGAATAACAGGGAGGACACCACGATCACCTGGATCGGGCACTCGACTTTCCTGATTCAATATCATGGACTCAACATCGTGACCGACCCGGTATGGGCCCCGAGAATGGCTTTTCAGCGGCGGCTCGGATCTCCGGGAATCCCGATTGAAGACATTCCCAAGGTGGATATCATTCTGATCTCCCATTCCCACTACGATCACATGCATATCTCATCCATCCGCCGGCTGTACGGAGAGAACACAACGATCCTGGTCCCTGTGGGACTGAAGCGGAAGATGGCTCGCAAAGGCTTCAGCCGATGTGAGGAGATGCAGTGGTGGGAGGACCTGACGGTGAAGAATGTCAAATTCTCCTTCGTGCCGACCCAGCACTGGACACGCAGGACGCCCTTTGATACGAACACCTCCCATTGGGGAGGGTTTGTTATGGAGATTGATCCTCCCGAGCAGAAGGAGCAGGGGGATCCTGTGATTTATTTTGCCGGGGACAGTGGTTACTTCAAAGGCTTCAAGGATATTGGCGACCGGTACAACATCGATGTTGCCCTAATGCCGATCGGGGCGTATGAGCCCGAGTGGTTCATGACCTCACAGCACGTCAATCCCGAAGAGGCGATTCAGGCGTTCCTGGATGTGAAGGCCAAGACGATGGTCCCGATGCATTACGGTACCTTCAAGCTGGCCGACGATACGGCGCGCGAAGCGCTGGACCGCATGGAGGCGGAACGCAAGAAACGGGGCATTCCCGAAGAAGCGATTCGTGTGCTGCTCTACGGGGAGACCCTCCGCTATCCGAAGCTTAAGCCATCCGAGACATCTTCCCGCTAA
- a CDS encoding virulence factor has product MKIKFIEPTPSPNTMKLHLDETLAPGLRKTYTSDNERSAPAWIQQLLRIPGVKSIFHTADFIALDRRGNAEWSSILASVQEQFGQEGVESAWKPDDEAPNTGYGEAQVFVQFFRSIPMQVRVKSGSREERISLSDRFVNAVTEVASATLIKERKLVDYGVRYGELEDIAREIEQEIEAAFPPERLAEVIRQAIAHGRSENEFVEERRELSLNEVQERMQSEDWRVRYAALDALQPSEEALPLLAEALRDAQMQLRRLAVVYLGDIRTPGAMALLYEALRDSSAAVRRTAGDTLSDIGDPAATGPMIQALSDRSKLVRWRAARFLYEVGTDDAREALEAAADDPEFEVSLQARMALERIESGEQAAGTVWQQMARRGESGVS; this is encoded by the coding sequence ATGAAAATCAAATTTATCGAACCGACCCCGAGTCCCAATACGATGAAGCTTCACCTTGACGAGACTCTGGCCCCCGGCCTGCGCAAAACATATACGTCTGATAACGAACGCTCCGCTCCAGCCTGGATTCAGCAGCTGCTGCGTATCCCTGGTGTGAAGAGTATTTTTCATACCGCGGACTTCATCGCGCTCGACCGCAGAGGCAATGCCGAATGGTCCTCCATTCTGGCCAGCGTCCAGGAGCAGTTCGGCCAGGAAGGCGTGGAATCCGCCTGGAAGCCGGACGATGAGGCTCCGAACACGGGCTACGGCGAAGCCCAGGTGTTCGTGCAGTTCTTCCGCAGCATTCCGATGCAGGTCCGTGTGAAGTCCGGCTCCCGTGAGGAGCGGATCTCCCTGTCAGACCGCTTCGTGAATGCGGTGACCGAGGTCGCCAGCGCGACCCTGATCAAAGAGCGCAAGCTCGTGGATTACGGCGTCCGTTATGGCGAGCTTGAAGACATTGCGCGGGAGATCGAACAGGAGATTGAAGCGGCCTTCCCTCCCGAGCGGCTCGCGGAAGTGATCCGCCAGGCCATCGCCCATGGCCGCAGCGAGAACGAATTCGTGGAGGAGCGCCGCGAACTCAGCTTGAATGAGGTGCAGGAGCGGATGCAGAGCGAGGATTGGCGCGTGCGCTATGCCGCGCTGGATGCGCTGCAGCCAAGCGAAGAGGCGCTGCCGCTGCTGGCGGAAGCGCTGCGGGATGCGCAGATGCAGCTGCGGCGGCTCGCCGTGGTCTACCTCGGCGATATCCGGACGCCAGGCGCCATGGCGCTGCTCTACGAAGCGCTGCGCGACAGCTCTGCCGCCGTGCGCCGGACGGCAGGCGACACGCTCTCGGACATCGGCGATCCGGCAGCGACCGGGCCGATGATCCAGGCTTTGTCCGACCGCAGCAAGCTGGTGCGCTGGCGAGCTGCGCGCTTCCTGTATGAAGTCGGGACGGACGACGCCAGAGAAGCGCTTGAAGCAGCAGCGGATGACCCCGAATTCGAGGTCAGTCTGCAGGCGCGGATGGCGCTTGAGCGCATCGAATCCGGGGAGCAGGCAGCAGGAACCGTCTGGCAGCAGATGGCCCGCCGGGGTGAGAGCGGAGTGTCATAA
- a CDS encoding amino acid permease, whose protein sequence is MSNRKAATVSLKTGLKARHMTMIALGGSIGTGLFLASGGAIASAGPGGALLAYAAVGIMVYFLMTSLGELATYMPDSGSFGTYATRFVDPSLGFALGWNFWYNWAITIAAELSAATLIIKYWFPDSNSFWWSLLFLAVIFALNILSVKGYGESEYWFAIIKIAVVIIFLAVGVLMIIGIIGGETVGFKNFTIGDAPFHGGFFAFLGVFMAAGFSFQGTELIGVAAGESENPRQNVPKAIRQVFWRILIFYILAITVISLIIPYTNPDLLKSGVDNIGVSPFTLVFEKAGLAFAASVMNAVILSSVLSAGNSGMYASSRVLYGLAKEGKAPKFLAKLNHRGIPVNALLLTTLVGMAAFLASMFGDGVVYAWLLNASGMCGFITWLGIAVCHYRFRRAYVAQGLDLNKLPYKARWFPFGPLFAFVLCFIVILGQSYSAISENGIDWYGILVSYISIPLFLVVWLGYKWIKRTKVIPLEQCDVTTGAHLD, encoded by the coding sequence ATGAGCAACCGCAAAGCTGCTACTGTATCGCTCAAGACCGGACTCAAAGCCCGCCACATGACGATGATTGCCCTCGGGGGCTCCATCGGGACAGGCCTGTTCCTTGCGAGCGGAGGGGCCATAGCTTCCGCTGGCCCGGGGGGCGCCCTTCTCGCTTATGCCGCCGTCGGCATCATGGTCTACTTTCTGATGACCAGCCTCGGAGAGCTGGCGACCTATATGCCGGATTCCGGCTCGTTCGGCACCTATGCCACCCGGTTCGTAGATCCTTCGCTCGGCTTCGCCCTAGGCTGGAACTTCTGGTATAACTGGGCAATTACCATCGCGGCCGAGCTGTCCGCAGCCACGCTGATTATCAAGTACTGGTTCCCGGACAGCAACTCGTTCTGGTGGAGCCTGCTGTTCCTGGCGGTAATATTCGCCCTGAACATCCTTTCTGTCAAAGGTTACGGCGAGTCTGAATACTGGTTCGCCATCATCAAGATTGCTGTCGTTATTATTTTCCTCGCGGTCGGTGTGCTGATGATTATTGGCATTATCGGCGGAGAGACCGTTGGGTTCAAGAACTTCACCATTGGAGATGCTCCATTCCACGGCGGCTTCTTCGCCTTCCTCGGCGTGTTCATGGCTGCGGGCTTCTCCTTCCAGGGCACGGAGCTGATCGGAGTTGCCGCCGGAGAAAGCGAGAATCCGCGGCAGAACGTACCCAAGGCCATTCGCCAGGTGTTCTGGCGTATTCTGATCTTCTACATTCTGGCGATCACGGTCATCAGCTTGATCATTCCCTATACCAACCCGGACCTGCTTAAGAGCGGTGTAGATAACATTGGTGTCAGCCCGTTCACGCTGGTGTTCGAGAAGGCCGGGCTTGCTTTTGCCGCCTCGGTCATGAACGCGGTTATTCTCTCCTCCGTGCTGTCAGCCGGCAACTCGGGAATGTATGCTTCCTCCCGGGTCTTATATGGCCTTGCCAAGGAAGGCAAGGCACCGAAGTTCCTGGCCAAGCTGAATCACCGCGGAATTCCGGTTAATGCGCTGCTGCTGACAACCTTGGTCGGCATGGCGGCTTTCCTGGCCTCGATGTTCGGAGACGGAGTTGTCTACGCCTGGCTGCTGAATGCCTCGGGGATGTGCGGCTTCATCACGTGGCTCGGCATCGCGGTCTGCCATTACCGCTTCAGACGGGCTTATGTAGCCCAGGGACTGGATCTGAACAAGCTGCCTTACAAAGCACGCTGGTTCCCGTTTGGCCCGCTGTTTGCTTTTGTACTCTGCTTCATCGTTATTCTCGGCCAGAGCTATAGCGCCATTTCGGAGAACGGGATCGACTGGTATGGCATTCTTGTCTCTTATATCAGCATACCGCTGTTCCTGGTCGTATGGCTCGGATACAAGTGGATCAAACGCACCAAAGTCATTCCACTTGAGCAATGTGACGTGACCACAGGCGCGCACCTAGACTAA
- a CDS encoding transglutaminase domain-containing protein, giving the protein MTRTWSLRETAVWRRAEAAMRKRWLEGAMIVLTGSLLFGYIPSAANWGAVVYAGSEQSALTTAGQIQSKLTSAAKARLSTTTFTYKGQTSKLRSLLSKAITGALESDVYTKYITDSYSFSWRGTSASAVVTVRFVYRESAAQTKEVDSRVKQIVKSVIKPGMNDHQKVKALHDWIVLHLKYDTTLRKYTAYEGLKTGEAVCQGYSLLAYKLLLEAKVPNLIVEGTAGGQLHAWNLLKLQGQWYHMDTTWDDPTPDKAGQVHYNYYLRTDKQMKRDHSWTRSYPGAGTDYKDTLQSLWKSASGASKAAYESLQEDLGYSLYQTGAAVNTAEGLKAKVLEAIKQGKNTATLRYSGTEEQLTRDLTQLYDLDIRHITYYNEPLEGTSDLKVRVNWED; this is encoded by the coding sequence ATGACGAGGACATGGAGCCTCCGGGAGACAGCAGTCTGGAGAAGGGCGGAAGCGGCAATGAGGAAACGCTGGTTGGAAGGTGCAATGATCGTGTTGACAGGCTCGCTGCTTTTTGGATATATCCCCTCAGCAGCCAACTGGGGAGCCGTTGTATACGCCGGATCTGAGCAAAGTGCGTTGACAACCGCCGGCCAAATTCAGAGCAAGCTGACGAGCGCAGCGAAGGCCCGGCTCAGCACTACTACGTTCACCTATAAGGGACAGACCTCGAAGCTTCGCTCCCTGCTAAGCAAGGCAATAACCGGAGCTCTTGAGTCGGATGTATATACCAAGTATATTACAGACAGCTACTCGTTCAGCTGGCGGGGAACATCGGCTTCCGCCGTAGTGACCGTGCGGTTCGTATACAGGGAATCGGCTGCGCAGACCAAAGAAGTGGACAGCCGTGTGAAGCAAATTGTGAAAAGTGTGATCAAGCCCGGAATGAATGATCATCAAAAGGTAAAAGCGCTGCACGACTGGATTGTGCTTCATCTGAAATATGATACAACTTTACGTAAATATACGGCTTATGAAGGCCTGAAGACGGGAGAGGCGGTATGTCAGGGCTACTCTCTACTTGCTTATAAATTATTACTTGAAGCGAAAGTACCCAATCTGATCGTGGAAGGGACAGCCGGAGGGCAGCTGCATGCCTGGAATCTACTGAAGCTGCAGGGACAGTGGTACCACATGGATACGACCTGGGATGATCCGACACCGGATAAGGCCGGACAGGTGCATTATAATTACTATCTTCGAACTGATAAGCAAATGAAGCGGGATCACAGCTGGACGCGTTCGTACCCCGGGGCTGGAACCGATTATAAAGATACTCTGCAATCGCTCTGGAAGTCGGCTAGCGGGGCAAGCAAAGCGGCCTATGAATCCCTTCAGGAGGATCTGGGATACAGTTTGTATCAGACCGGAGCTGCCGTGAACACGGCTGAAGGACTGAAAGCCAAAGTACTTGAGGCCATCAAGCAGGGCAAGAATACGGCAACGCTTCGTTATTCAGGCACTGAGGAGCAGCTAACGAGGGATCTCACCCAGCTGTACGATCTCGATATCCGTCATATTACTTATTACAATGAACCTCTTGAGGGTACTTCTGATCTTAAAGTTAGAGTGAATTGGGAGGATTAG
- a CDS encoding glutaredoxin family protein, protein MEQAIVYTSTNCPHCKQVKSFLTEKGVSFEERNVETNEEFAQQVFDMGMRAVPVTLIGEFKIVGMNKLQFDKALAAI, encoded by the coding sequence ATGGAACAAGCGATTGTATACACAAGTACGAACTGCCCTCACTGCAAACAGGTGAAGAGCTTCCTGACCGAGAAAGGCGTGTCCTTTGAGGAGCGCAATGTGGAGACGAACGAAGAATTTGCACAGCAGGTATTTGATATGGGTATGCGGGCAGTTCCGGTTACTTTGATCGGCGAATTCAAGATTGTAGGGATGAACAAGCTGCAATTCGATAAGGCTTTAGCCGCTATCTAA
- the trxB gene encoding thioredoxin-disulfide reductase — MYKSIIVGTGPAGLTAAIYLARANLSPLIIEGPQPGGQLTTTTEVENFPGFPEGIMGPELMDNMRKQAERFGAEFRTGWVNSVDTSSRPFKLQVEGLGELVTETLILSTGATAKYLGIPGEQDNVGRGVSTCATCDGFFFRGKEIIVVGGGDSALEEAGFLTRFASKVTLVHRREELRASKIMQDRVRANEKVEWALNRTPVEVIAGERGVTGLKVLNNVTGEEEIIEASGVFVAIGHHPNTGFLGGQITTDENGYIVVKPGTSETNVKGVFACGDVQDTRYRQAITAAGSGCMAAIDAEKYIESLEHEAAVQ, encoded by the coding sequence ATGTATAAATCTATTATTGTTGGAACTGGACCTGCGGGTCTGACCGCCGCGATCTATCTGGCGCGCGCCAACCTCAGCCCGCTCATCATAGAAGGACCTCAGCCTGGTGGACAGCTGACGACCACTACAGAAGTTGAGAATTTCCCTGGATTCCCTGAAGGGATCATGGGGCCTGAGCTCATGGACAACATGCGTAAGCAGGCTGAACGCTTCGGCGCCGAGTTCCGTACAGGCTGGGTGAACAGTGTGGATACAAGCAGCCGTCCATTCAAGCTTCAGGTAGAGGGTCTTGGGGAACTGGTGACGGAGACTCTGATTCTGTCAACAGGCGCTACCGCCAAATATCTTGGAATCCCAGGTGAACAGGACAATGTGGGGCGCGGTGTCAGCACATGTGCGACCTGTGACGGGTTCTTCTTCCGGGGCAAAGAAATTATCGTTGTCGGAGGCGGGGATTCGGCGCTTGAGGAAGCGGGCTTCCTGACCCGGTTCGCATCCAAGGTAACTTTGGTTCACCGCCGCGAGGAGCTGCGCGCTTCGAAGATTATGCAGGACCGCGTTCGCGCGAATGAGAAGGTAGAATGGGCACTTAACCGGACTCCGGTTGAAGTTATCGCAGGAGAACGCGGGGTAACGGGTCTGAAGGTACTTAACAACGTGACCGGCGAAGAAGAGATTATTGAAGCCAGCGGTGTATTCGTGGCCATCGGGCATCACCCGAATACCGGCTTCCTTGGAGGCCAGATCACTACGGATGAGAACGGATATATCGTGGTGAAACCGGGAACTTCCGAGACCAATGTCAAAGGTGTATTTGCCTGTGGTGATGTTCAGGACACTCGTTACCGTCAAGCGATTACAGCGGCGGGCAGTGGATGTATGGCTGCCATTGATGCGGAGAAGTATATTGAAAGTCTGGAGCATGAGGCTGCGGTTCAGTAA
- a CDS encoding heavy metal translocating P-type ATPase, with translation MQAIHKSIPAANKMANKPGPRRNRRQTLGSLLRHKEMLQALGSGALMLMAWGMHDWVPLLSVLVYVTAYAVGGWGKARDGIETLVKERDLDVNLLMIAAAMGAAAIGYWNEGAMLIFIFALSGALESFATERSRKDISALISLKPETALRIDKGGMKVVPVTELEVGDLLLVKPGEVIPADGVIESGSSSVNQASITGESIPVDKTAGAGVYAGTLNGEGALYIKVNCPSEGSLFSKIITLVEEAQSEVPRTQRFIQRFEGIYARIVVGVTLCLVVLAPLVLGWTWEMSFYKSMVFLVVASPCALVSSIMPAMLSAISNGARKGLLFKGGAHLENLGYTSVVAFDKTGTLTMGAPEVTDLIVADGYEPDEVLRYCASAENLSDHPLARAIVKEAEKRGLELLPAEEMKSVAGWGIEARVGGEVWKIGKPSAMGAGLPEWCREEILKLESEGKTISVVVHRDCPVGLLALRDNIRPQAREAVARLRKLGIQTAMLTGDHNITATAIGREAGVDQVYGDLLPAGKVEHIKMLREKYGHVVMVGDGVNDAPALATASVGIAMGASGSGTALEVADVVLMNDDLERIAGAITLSRRARRIVKMNIAFAISVILLLIAGNFVQGIPLPLGVIGHEGSTILVILNGLRLLR, from the coding sequence ATGCAAGCTATTCACAAATCCATTCCCGCCGCGAACAAAATGGCAAATAAACCGGGGCCCCGCCGCAACAGGCGGCAGACTCTGGGAAGTCTGCTCCGCCATAAGGAGATGCTTCAGGCGCTTGGAAGCGGAGCGCTGATGCTGATGGCCTGGGGCATGCATGACTGGGTCCCGCTGCTGTCCGTCCTTGTCTATGTGACCGCTTATGCGGTTGGCGGCTGGGGCAAGGCCAGAGACGGGATTGAGACGTTGGTGAAGGAACGGGATCTGGATGTTAATCTGCTCATGATCGCAGCCGCTATGGGCGCTGCGGCTATTGGGTATTGGAACGAAGGAGCAATGCTGATCTTTATCTTCGCGTTAAGCGGTGCTCTGGAGTCATTCGCCACAGAGCGAAGCCGTAAGGATATCTCCGCTCTGATCTCCCTGAAGCCGGAGACGGCTCTCCGTATTGACAAAGGGGGAATGAAAGTGGTACCCGTCACGGAGCTTGAGGTCGGCGATCTGCTGCTGGTTAAGCCGGGAGAAGTCATCCCGGCTGATGGAGTCATTGAGAGTGGAAGCTCATCTGTGAACCAGGCATCCATTACCGGTGAGTCGATACCGGTGGATAAGACAGCTGGCGCGGGAGTCTATGCGGGAACTTTGAACGGAGAGGGTGCACTATATATTAAAGTCAACTGCCCATCAGAAGGATCGTTGTTCTCCAAGATTATTACACTTGTAGAGGAAGCCCAGAGCGAGGTTCCCCGCACGCAGCGGTTCATTCAGCGGTTCGAGGGCATATACGCACGAATTGTCGTGGGAGTTACCTTGTGTCTGGTGGTTCTGGCACCACTGGTGCTGGGGTGGACGTGGGAAATGAGCTTTTACAAATCGATGGTCTTCCTTGTGGTTGCTTCACCCTGCGCGCTTGTCTCTTCCATTATGCCGGCTATGCTGTCCGCGATATCGAATGGAGCGCGCAAGGGTCTTCTGTTCAAGGGAGGCGCCCATCTTGAGAATCTGGGATACACCTCTGTCGTGGCTTTCGACAAGACTGGAACGCTTACAATGGGAGCTCCTGAAGTAACGGATCTGATCGTGGCTGACGGGTATGAACCGGATGAAGTCCTGCGTTACTGCGCTTCAGCGGAGAATCTGTCCGATCATCCGCTGGCGCGGGCAATCGTGAAGGAAGCAGAGAAGAGAGGGCTTGAATTGCTGCCTGCAGAAGAAATGAAGAGTGTTGCAGGGTGGGGGATTGAAGCCCGGGTCGGCGGGGAAGTATGGAAGATCGGCAAGCCCTCTGCTATGGGAGCCGGACTGCCCGAATGGTGTAGGGAGGAGATCCTCAAGCTGGAGTCGGAAGGCAAGACGATATCTGTGGTTGTGCACCGGGATTGTCCGGTCGGTCTTCTTGCGCTCAGGGACAATATTCGTCCTCAGGCAAGGGAAGCTGTAGCACGGCTGCGCAAGCTTGGCATACAGACTGCCATGCTTACGGGGGATCATAACATAACGGCGACTGCCATTGGACGCGAAGCCGGAGTGGATCAGGTATACGGGGATCTGCTGCCTGCCGGGAAAGTGGAGCATATTAAAATGCTGCGTGAGAAGTATGGCCATGTTGTCATGGTCGGCGATGGGGTTAATGACGCTCCGGCCCTGGCCACCGCTTCGGTAGGCATAGCGATGGGGGCAAGCGGAAGCGGCACCGCGCTCGAAGTCGCGGATGTGGTCCTGATGAATGACGATCTGGAGCGGATTGCCGGGGCCATCACCTTGTCCCGCCGGGCAAGACGGATTGTGAAGATGAATATCGCTTTTGCGATCAGTGTGATCCTGCTCCTGATTGCCGGCAATTTCGTACAGGGAATTCCTCTGCCGCTTGGGGTAATCGGGCATGAAGGAAGTACGATTCTTGTCATTCTGAATGGATTAAGACTGCTTAGATAG
- a CDS encoding fumarylacetoacetate hydrolase family protein: MKLLNFKTENGVRLGVVTERGVLDVARALDTFPAESETPVPVTVHQVIEGGQDAVRTLERYAKQLTAEENGHSGLWLQEEELEWAASVTNPDKIICVGLNYRKHAQETGAQVPEYPILFNKFNNAIAAHGEDIPLPRVSDKVDYEAELVIVIGKEAKYVPQEQALDYVFGYCAANDLSARDLQMRTPQWLLGKSCDKFSPLGPYLVTADEVGDPNQLEIKCSVNGEIRQHSNTSDMIFGVEEIVSYISQHMTLVPGDIILTGTPEGVVLGYPPEKQIYLKAGDIVTIEIEKLGTLTNRMAAEQN, translated from the coding sequence ATGAAGCTGTTAAACTTCAAAACAGAGAACGGTGTAAGACTGGGGGTGGTGACCGAGCGGGGAGTGCTGGATGTAGCGAGAGCGCTGGATACCTTTCCAGCGGAATCTGAGACCCCTGTTCCGGTTACGGTGCATCAAGTAATTGAGGGCGGCCAAGATGCGGTTCGAACTTTGGAAAGATACGCTAAGCAGTTGACTGCCGAGGAGAATGGACATTCTGGGTTATGGCTGCAGGAGGAGGAACTGGAATGGGCGGCCAGTGTGACAAATCCGGACAAAATCATCTGTGTGGGGCTGAATTACCGCAAGCATGCCCAAGAGACCGGTGCCCAAGTTCCGGAATACCCGATCCTGTTCAATAAGTTCAACAATGCCATCGCCGCTCATGGCGAGGATATCCCCCTTCCTAGAGTGTCGGACAAGGTGGATTACGAGGCAGAGCTGGTCATTGTTATCGGCAAGGAGGCCAAATATGTTCCGCAGGAACAGGCGCTGGATTACGTGTTCGGTTACTGCGCAGCTAATGATCTGTCCGCCCGTGATCTTCAGATGCGAACCCCGCAGTGGCTGCTGGGCAAATCCTGTGACAAGTTCTCCCCGCTTGGGCCCTATCTCGTTACAGCCGATGAAGTTGGGGACCCGAACCAGCTGGAGATCAAGTGCAGCGTGAACGGAGAGATCCGGCAGCATTCGAACACATCGGATATGATCTTTGGAGTGGAGGAAATCGTCAGCTATATCTCACAGCATATGACGCTGGTTCCAGGCGACATTATCCTCACCGGCACACCGGAGGGTGTCGTGCTGGGCTACCCGCCGGAGAAGCAGATATACCTTAAGGCTGGAGATATCGTAACCATCGAGATTGAGAAATTGGGCACACTGACTAACCGGATGGCAGCCGAGCAGAATTAG